The genomic stretch GACATTCCCGCGCCGGGGCCGGGCGTATCCTGCCCGTATGAACTGGCTCTCCGACCCGGCGCTCGCGCCCATCGCCCAGAAGGTCGAATCGGGGCAGCGCCTGAACTTCGAAGAAGGCATGCAGCTGTTCAGAACCCGGGACCTGAACACCCTGATGCGCCTCGCGAACCTCCGCAAGACGGCGCTGCATGGCGACAAGGTGTACTTCGTGCACTCCATGCGCCTGGAGTTCACGAACATCTGCTACGTGGGCTGCACGTTCTGCGCGTTCGCCGCGCACAAGAACGAGGCCCGCGCCTGGGACTACAGCCCCGAGGAGGTCGTGGCGCAGGTGGGCCGCCGTTACCTGCCCGGCATCACGGAGCTGCACATGAGCAGCGGACACCACCCGAACCACAAGTGGGACTACTACCCCGCCATGGTCCGTGCGCTGCGCGAAGCGTACCCGGACTTGCAGGTGAAGGCCTTCACCGCCGCCGAGATCGAGCACCTGAGCCGGATCAGCAAGAAGCCCACCCTGGACGTCCTGCGCGAACTCCAGGCAGCGGGCCTGAGCGCCATGCCGGGCGGCGGCGCCGAGATCTTCGCCGACCGCGTGCGCAAACAGGTCGCGAAGAACAAGGTCAAGGCCGAGAAGTGGCTGCAGATCCACAGCGAGGCGCACTCCCTGGGCATGCGCACGAACGCCACCATGCTGTACGGCCACATCGAGACGCTGGAAGAACGCCTGGATCACATGCACCGCCTGCGCGAATTGCAGGACGACTCCCTGGCCCGCTACGGCGGCGGATTCCACGCGTTCATCCCGCTGGCGTTCCAGCCACTGGGCAACACCCTGGCGCAGAACCTCGGGAAGACCGAGTACACCACCGGCCTGGACGACCTGCGCAACCTCGCCGTGGCGCGCATCTACCTGGATAACTTCCCGCACATCAAGGGTTACTGGGTGATGATCGGCTCCGAACTCACGCAGGTGAGCCTCGACTGGGGCGTATCGGACATCGACGGCACCATCCAGGAGGAACACATCGCGCACGCCGCCGGGGCGACCAGCCCCATGAAACTGAGCGAGCAGGGCATGATCAGCATGATCCAGCACGCCGGACGCCTCCCCGTGCTACGCGACGCGTACTACAACGAGCTGGAGACCTTCCCCGCGCAGCACGAGGCCGCCGACTGACATGCCGGACCTGGACGCCCTGCTGGCCCTGGACGACCGCTGGAATGCCGCGTACCACCACGGCGACCCGACCGCGCTGGAGGGCGTCCTGGCCGCCGACTGGCTGGGCTTCCTCCCGGACGGCAGGAGCATCAGCCGCGCCGACCTGATCACGCACTTCCCCGTAGACCCCGCCCCCACCCTGATGATCGAACGGCACGCCGCCCGCATCCACGGCGACACGGCCGTCACCCGCCTGACCCTCTACGAGGGCCCCAACCGCATCCAGTCCGTCCTGCGCGTCTACGCCCACGCAGACGGCCACTGGCAGGCGATCAGCGCACAGGTCGTGCCGTGAAGTACGGGCGGCGTGAATTGATCCAGTCGCATCTGGACGCCCGGCGATACATCAACGCCGCTGAGCCTCTGAGACTCGACGCCACGTCGTTCACGCGCGCCCTGCAACGGGCGTTCAGCGTCGACTTTAGGGAACTGTCAAATATTCCCCTCTCGTCGGACGCCTGGGCACCCGCCTACCTGTTTAATCTGACCAGGGAAGCCTTCCTCGCCCAAGACAGCGGTCTGCTCGAAAGTGGGCTGCTGGTCAAGAAGCTCGAAGGGCAGGGCCCGTCCGGCCACAGCCTGCTGGAATCCTTCGGAGAGCTGGGTCGAAAACGCGCAGCCGTGACAGCTCAGGCGCTCTCGCTCCTGCTGGACATCACGACGACCCTCTGGCCGGACAGTCCCACCCAGGTCACGTCCGACGATCTGCTTCGGTACGGGTTCGACGACCGGAATCGTCCCGACCCGATGGAGTACTGGTGATTCATGAGCTATAAGGCCGGTTGGATTCATTTCACGAATGTCGCGCCGATCCTCGATTCGCTGGTGCTGCCGCCGGGCGTGACGGCGATCACGGGCGTGCCGACGCAGATGAACGCGGCGCTGCTGTCGGGTCAGGTGGACATCGCGAACATCAGCGCGGTGGAGTTCATCCGGAACGCGGACGTGCTGGAGGCCCTGCCGGATTTCAGCGTGGCGGTGCTGGGGCCGGTGTACTCCGTGAACCTGTTCCACACGCGTCCGCTGGAGGACCTGCGGCGGGTGGCGCTGACGGCGCAGTCGGCGATGAGCGTGGCGCTGCTGGAGGTGCTGCTGCGGGAGCGTGGCCTGAACCCGACGCTGGAACGCGCGGAGGGCGAGGCGGAAACGCTGCTGGCGCAGGGCTTCGACGGGGTGCTGCGGATCGGGGACAGCGCGCTGCGCGAGTGGTACGGCGTGGTGGGGCCCCTGACGCCCGAGACGACCATGACCGGCCTCCCGCATGCGGCGCGGGGCATCACCGTGACGGACCTGGCGGAGGAGTGGTTCCGCCTGACCGGTCACCCGTTCACGTTCGCGGTGTGGGCGTACCGCAAGGACAATCCACCCCCACCCGAACTGGTGCAGGCCATGCGCGAGGCAAGACGCGACGGGATCGGGCACCTCGCTGCCGTCGCGGAGCGGCACGCGCGGAAACTGGGCCTGCCGGAACGCGTCGTGCAGCACTACCTGTGGAATTTCCGCTACCACCTCGAAGCGCCCGACCGCCTGGGCCTGCACGAGTTCGCCGCGAAAGCCGTGCCCGGTCACGCGCCCCTGACCTTCGGCCCCCGCCCCGGCGAGGAACGCACGCGGAGCGCAGCGGACTGAAGCGGAAGTGGGTTGGAGGAAGTGGGGAGTGGGTTGTGGGCTCTGGACTGTGAGGGACGGGCGCGGCCCGTTCACCCCTACCCGGCCTCCCCCCTCTGCTGCGCAGCTTTGCAAGGCAAGGGGGAGGAGCAAAAGCGAAGAGAGAAAAAGTCGATGAGCGGCGTGAAACGTTCCACCCGGCGCGTCACTGCTGACTGCCACGAGCCGTCGGACGCGCAGCGTCCGGGCCTTCCACCGAAGCGGAGGATGGCGTCGAGGCCGGATACGTCACCGCCCTACTCAAACCCGCCGCATCAGGAACAACTCTTGCCCAGTGCAACGCCGCTCCCCCTGCCCCTCTGCGGGAGGGGGCTGGGGGGTGGGGAGGCCCGCCGCAGGCGCCCATCGTCCAGACACCCAACTTGATTAACCGCAGAAAATACCTTTATTATAGAAAGCAGATGCCTCTGACCGACACCGAATCCGCCCTCCTCGCCCTGATCCGCGAGACGCCCCTGGCCACGCCGGAGGAACTGGCGCGCCGCCTGGGGTCCACGCGGGCGTCCGTGAACGTGCACGTGAGCAACCTGGTGCGTAAGGGCGCGCTGCTGGGCCGGGGTTATGTCCTGCCGGCGGAGTCCGGCCCGGGCCGCGTGGTGGTGGTGGGCGGCGCGAACGTGGACGTGAAGGCGCGCACCATCCAGACAGCCGTGCCCGGGACGAGTAATCCGGGTGTGACGGCGCAGGCGCCGGGGGGCGTGGCGCGGAATGTCGCGGAGAACCTGGCGCGGCTGGGCGTGCCCGCGTCGCTGGTGAGTGTGGTGGGCCGGGACGCGCTGGGGGACTGGCTCCTGCGCGAGACGGAGGCGGCGGGCGTGGATGTGCGGCCGGTGCTGCGCGCACCTGAGGTCTCGACGGGAACGTACACGGCGGTGCTGGACGCGAGTGGGGAGCTGCTGGTGGCGGTGGCGGCCATGGCGGCGGTGGAGGCCCTGACCCCGGCGGCGTTGCAGGAGCGGCGTGGGGTGCTGCGGGGTGCGGCGTGGGTGGTGGCGGACGGGAACCTGCCGGAGGCGTCGCTGGCGCATCTGCTGTCCCTGGCGGCCGAGGCGGGCGCGGCGGTGGTGTTCGAGCCGGTGAGCGTGCCGAAGGCGGCGCGACTGCGCTCGGCTCTGGCGGCGGGGCTGGTGCCGCAGGCGGTGACGCCGAACGTGCCGGAACTGGGCGCCCTGCTGGGCCGCGCGGTGCCGGACGAGCCGAGGGCGCTCCGGGCGGCGGCCGCCGAACTGCACGCGCAGGGGGTGCGGCTGGTGTGGGTGCGCCGGGGCGCGGCGGGCAGCCTGCTGTCCACGCCCGAGGAGGTCACCGAACTGGCCGCCCTGCCCGCCGAGGTGCGGGACGTGACCGGCGCGGGCGACGCGATGCTCGCGGCGTTCCTGGCGGCGCTGGCAGCGGGGCTGTCCCCGGCGGACGCGGCGCGCCGTGGGCACGCAGCGGCGGCGCTGACCGTGGAAAGCGACCACGCCGTCTCCCCCACCCTGACCCCGGCGGCCATACAGGCCCGCCTGGCGGGGGCCGCCACGACCGGCTAGCCGCCCCACCCCTGCAGCGTTTCACCCTCTCATTCCCCATCACTCCGGGCTGACTGCCCTTTCGAGGTTTCCCATGACTCACGACATCAACCCGACCGTTGCCGCCTACCTGGACATTCACCCCGAAGTCGCCGCCGCCCTGGCTGAGGGCCGCGCGGTGGTCGCGCTGGAGAGCACGATCATCAGCCACGGCATGCCGTTCCCGCAGAACGTGGAGATGGCGCGCGGCGTGGAGGACGTCGTGCGCGCGCACGGCGCGGTCCCCGCGACCATCGCGGTGCTGGGGGGCCGCCTGAAGGTGGGCCTCACGCCCGAGGAACTGCACCTCCTGGCGACCGACCCGGGCGTCGAGAAGATCAGCACCCGCGACCTGCCGGTAACGGTGGCGCTGGGCAGGCACGGCGCGACGACGGTGGCGAGCACCATGCGCGTGGCGGCGCTGGCGGGCATCCGCGTGTTCGCCACGGGCGGCACCGGCGGCGTGCACCGCGGCGCGGAGCGCAGCATGGACGTCAGCGCTGACCTGCTGGAGCTGGCACAGACGGACGTGTGCGTGGTCAGCGCAGGCGTGAAGAGCATCCTGGACATCGGCCTGACGCTGGAGGTCCTGGAGACGCACGGCATTCCGGCCCTGACGCTGGGCAGCGAGGAGTTCCCGGCGTTCTACTCCCGCCAGAGCGGCTTCAGGGCCCCCCTGACGGTCGCCACGCCCGAGGAAGCCGCGCGGGTCCTGAAGGCCAAGTGGGATCTGGGCGTGTCGGGCGGCGTGATGCTCGCCAACCCCATCCCCGAGAACGCCGAGATTCCCGCCGGGGAGATCACCCCGCAGATCGAGCAGGCGCTGCGCGACATGGACGCCCTGGGCCTGAAGGGCAAGGACACCACCCCGTACCTGCTGGGCCGCATGGTCGAGATCACTGGGGGCCGCAGCCTCGCCGCGAACATCGCCCTGGTGCGCCACAACGCCATGGTGGCCGCGCAGGTGGCCGTCGCGTACGCGCAGCTGGGCTGATAGTAAAAGGTTGATGGTTGATGGACGGGGACCTCCCCACTCCATCAACCATCAACTTTTTACTTTCAACCCTTACGCCGGTTGTGCGCTGCCCAGTTTGCGGCCTTCGCCATGCTCCTCGGCCTGCACGTCGGCGTTCACGGGCGGGAGCTGCTCGCCGTTGAGGACGCGGGTGAGGCGCTGCATATCGAGGGCGCGTTCGCTGCGGGCGACGACCAGGGTGGCGACGCCGTTGCCGATGATGTTGGTGATGGCGCGCCCTTCGCTCATGAAGCGGTCGATGCCGAGGATCAGGGCGAGGCCCGCGACCGGCACGCTGCCGAGTGCGGCGAGGGTCCCGGCGAGGACGACGAAGCCGCTGCCGGTGACGCCCGCCGCACCCTTGCTGGTCAGCAGGAGGATGCCCAGCAGGGCGACTTCCTGCGCGAAAGACAGGTTGGTGTTGGTGGCCTGGGCGATGAACACGGCGGCCATGGTCAGGTAGATGCTGGTGCCGTCGAGGTTGAACGAGTATCCGGTGGGGACGACGAGGCCGACGACGCTCTTGTTCGCGCCGGCGTGTTCGAGTTTGGCCATCAGGCGCGGCAGGGCGCTCTCGCTGGAACTGGTCCCCAGCACGAGCAGGAGTTCTTCCTTGATGTAGCGCAGGAATTTCAGGAGGCTGAATCCGGCCAGTCTGGCGATGACGTTCAGGATGACGAACACGAACAGCGCGCAGGTGACGTAGAAGGTGCCCATCAGGTACGCGAGCTGCTGGAGGCTGCCGACACCGTACTTGCCGATGGTGAAGGCCATCGCGCCGAACGCGCCGATCGGGGCGAGTTTCATGATGAAGCCCAGGATCTGGAACACCATGACGCTGACGGCGTCGATGCCCTTGAGGATGCGCTGGCCCAGGTCGCCCATGCGGATCAGGGCGAAGCCGCTGAGCAGCGCGATGAGCAGCACCTGCAGCAGGTCACCTTCGGTGAAGGCACTGACGAAGGTGGTGGGGATGACGTGCAGGATGAAATCCGCGACGGTCTGTTCCCCGGCGGCGTCGGTGTACTTGGTGATGGCGCTGGTGTCGAGGGTGGCAGGGTTGATGTTCATGCCGCGCCCGGGCCCGACGAGGTTCACGACGACCAGCCCGATCAGCAGGGCGGCGGTGGTGACGACCTCGAAGTACAGCAGGGCCTTGCCGCCCACCCGGCCGATCTTCTTGGTGTCACGCATGCTGGCGACGCCGCTGACGACCGTGCAGAAGATGATCGGGCCGATGACGACCTTGATCAGTTTGATGAAGCCGTCCCCGAGGGGTTTGAGGGCTTCCCCGACAGTGGGGAAGAAGTGGCCGACGAGCACGCCGATGACGATGGCGGTCAGCACCTGCACGTAGAGGCTGCGGAACAGTTTGGGCATGGGTGGGTCCTCCGGTGCGCCACAGGGGACGCGGGTGGGGGCGCGCGGGCCGGGGCGCGCCGTGAGGTGGGGGGTGGCCTGCGCGGATGCAGGTCGGGGCGGGAGTGTGGTGCCGCCCAGCATGCGCGTGCACGGAGATGCCTGTCCCCGACCAGGCGCGGCGGTCACCCGGGCCGCAGTGGCTGCGCGCCGTCCCAGTGAGCGCGGGGGGGCGTCGTGGCGGGCCGGGGATTCGTACACACGGTGAACACAAGGGCCGTGGGGGCGTGTGGCGGGCCTACACTGGGGGACCGTGGCGCTGCGCCTGCCCCTTCCGTCCCGCGTGCCGTCCCTGGCGCGCGAGGTAGCGCTGCCGCACACGCCGCGCCTGCTGCGGGTGGGTCCACGGCTGTTCCTGACGACGCTGGGCGCCTTTCTGGTGCTGGGCCTGCCGGTGGCGGGGCTGGTCAGTCAGGGCGTCTACGACGGCATTCACCGGTCGTTCGCGGAGCGGTCGCTGCGCGAGTCGCGGCTGGTGGCCGCCCTCCCGCCCGTGATGGCGGCCCTTTCCGGCAACGCGGCCGAGCGGGCGAACCTGAACGCCCTGATGAACCGCTACCGGGATCAGCTGGGCGCGGATTACGTGGTGGTCACCGACCGGGACGCGCGGCGCCTGACGCACCCGAACCCGGCGCAGGTGGGGCAGCGCATGCAGGGCGGGGACTTCACGGCGTTCCTGCGGGGCCGGAGCGTCACGGAGACGGTGCAGGGCACGCTGGGCCGCTCGGTGCGGTCGAAGGTGCCCATCGTGGACGGCGCCGGGCGGGTGCTGGGGCTGGCAAGCGTGGGCTTCCTGCTGCCCCGGCTGCGGGACGTGTTCCTGGACGTGCTGCGCGCGGGGCTGCCCTGGTACCTGTTGGCCCTGGCCCTGGCACTTGCCCTGGCGCTGGGCGTGGCGCGGCGGGTGAAGGCCGAGATGCTGGGCCTGGAACCCGAGCAGATCGCCGGGGGCCTGCGGCAGTACCGGGCGGTGCTGAACACCCTGGAGGAAGGGGTGCTGGTGGCCCGCGCGGGGCAGGTGTTCGTGATGAACCCCCAGGCGCGCGCGCTGCTGGGCACCCCGGACACCGCGCTGCCGCTGCCGTGGCCGCCGGGCCTCCCGCTGCCGGTGCCGGGGGCGGGGCCGGTCACGGCGGAGGTGGCGGGCCGCCCGGTGCTGCTGGCCGCGCAGGAGGCCGGGGAGGGCGCCGTGGTGGTCACGCTGCGGGACCTGGCGCGCGTGCGGGCCCTGGCGGACGAGCTGACCCAGTCGCAGCGTTACGCCGAGCTGTTGCGGGCGCAGACGCACGAGTTCACGAACCGCCTGCACACCCTGGCGGGCCTGCTGCACCTGGGCGAGACGCGCGAGGCCTTGGCCCTGATCCACGCGCAGTCGGCCCGGCACGAGGCGCATCTGCAGGCGGTGGGGGCGCTGCGGCACGTGCGGCTCTCGGCGCTGCTGCTGGGCAAGTTCGACCGCGCGGCGGAACGGGGTGTGCCCCTCACCCTCGATCCGCTGTCGGCCCTGCCGGGCACGCTGCCGCCCGGGGTGCTGGACCTGCTGGAACTCGCGGCGGGGAACCTGATCGAGAACGCCTTGGAGGCGGCGAGCGGCGCGCCGGACGCCGAGGTGCGCGTGCTGATCGCCACCGACCCGGAAGGCCTGATCCTGGAGGTGCGCGACACCGGGCCCGGCGTGTCCCCGGCGCTGGCGGACACCCTGACCGCGCGCGGCGTGAGCAGCAAGGGTACGGGGCGGGGCGTGGGACTGGCCCTGGTGTCAGACCGCGCGCAGGCGCTCGGCGCGACCCTCGCCCATGACCGCGTGAGTGCGGACGGGCGGGACTGGACACGCTTCACACTGGACGTGCCCCTCCCCGAGGCCAAAGAATGAGCGGCGTGCCCTCTCCCCTACCGCTGCGCGTGCTGATCGTCGAGGACGACCCGCAGATCGCGGCGCTGCACTGGCGGCTGCTGGAGCGCGCCGGGGGGTTCACCGTGCTGGGGCAGGCGGAGTCGCTGCGGGTGGCGCGGGCCATGCTGCGCACCCTGCACCCGGACCTGCTGCTGCTGGACGTGCACCTGCCTGACGGGCGCGGCCTGGACCTGCTGCGCGAGGCGCGCATGAGTGGCGCGCGGGTGGACGCGATCCTGGTCACGGCGGCCAGCGACGCGCCCAGCGTGCAGGACGCGCTGCTGCACGGCGCGGCGGATTACCTCGTGAAGCCCGTGACGCCAGGGCGCTTCACGCTGGCGCTGGACCGGGCCCGGGAACGCGCCGCGCTGTGGGTGCAGGGGGACGTGCGCCAGGGGCACCTGGACGCCCTGTTCGCCCCGCCTGCCGCCCCGGACGCCGCGGGGCTGGACGGCGAGACCTTACGACGCGTGCGCTCGGCTCTGCGCGACCTGGGCGAGGCGAGCGCCGCCGAGCTGGGCACCCGCGTGGGCCTCAGCCGCG from Deinococcus soli (ex Cha et al. 2016) encodes the following:
- a CDS encoding nuclear transport factor 2 family protein; amino-acid sequence: MPDLDALLALDDRWNAAYHHGDPTALEGVLAADWLGFLPDGRSISRADLITHFPVDPAPTLMIERHAARIHGDTAVTRLTLYEGPNRIQSVLRVYAHADGHWQAISAQVVP
- the mqnE gene encoding aminofutalosine synthase MqnE → MNWLSDPALAPIAQKVESGQRLNFEEGMQLFRTRDLNTLMRLANLRKTALHGDKVYFVHSMRLEFTNICYVGCTFCAFAAHKNEARAWDYSPEEVVAQVGRRYLPGITELHMSSGHHPNHKWDYYPAMVRALREAYPDLQVKAFTAAEIEHLSRISKKPTLDVLRELQAAGLSAMPGGGAEIFADRVRKQVAKNKVKAEKWLQIHSEAHSLGMRTNATMLYGHIETLEERLDHMHRLRELQDDSLARYGGGFHAFIPLAFQPLGNTLAQNLGKTEYTTGLDDLRNLAVARIYLDNFPHIKGYWVMIGSELTQVSLDWGVSDIDGTIQEEHIAHAAGATSPMKLSEQGMISMIQHAGRLPVLRDAYYNELETFPAQHEAAD
- a CDS encoding response regulator; protein product: MPSPLPLRVLIVEDDPQIAALHWRLLERAGGFTVLGQAESLRVARAMLRTLHPDLLLLDVHLPDGRGLDLLREARMSGARVDAILVTAASDAPSVQDALLHGAADYLVKPVTPGRFTLALDRARERAALWVQGDVRQGHLDALFAPPAAPDAAGLDGETLRRVRSALRDLGEASAAELGTRVGLSRVTAWRYLEHLVETGEASVGTDARTGGRPAKRYRRV
- a CDS encoding menaquinone biosynthetic enzyme MqnA/MqnD family protein, whose product is MSYKAGWIHFTNVAPILDSLVLPPGVTAITGVPTQMNAALLSGQVDIANISAVEFIRNADVLEALPDFSVAVLGPVYSVNLFHTRPLEDLRRVALTAQSAMSVALLEVLLRERGLNPTLERAEGEAETLLAQGFDGVLRIGDSALREWYGVVGPLTPETTMTGLPHAARGITVTDLAEEWFRLTGHPFTFAVWAYRKDNPPPPELVQAMREARRDGIGHLAAVAERHARKLGLPERVVQHYLWNFRYHLEAPDRLGLHEFAAKAVPGHAPLTFGPRPGEERTRSAAD
- a CDS encoding PfkB family carbohydrate kinase translates to MPLTDTESALLALIRETPLATPEELARRLGSTRASVNVHVSNLVRKGALLGRGYVLPAESGPGRVVVVGGANVDVKARTIQTAVPGTSNPGVTAQAPGGVARNVAENLARLGVPASLVSVVGRDALGDWLLRETEAAGVDVRPVLRAPEVSTGTYTAVLDASGELLVAVAAMAAVEALTPAALQERRGVLRGAAWVVADGNLPEASLAHLLSLAAEAGAAVVFEPVSVPKAARLRSALAAGLVPQAVTPNVPELGALLGRAVPDEPRALRAAAAELHAQGVRLVWVRRGAAGSLLSTPEEVTELAALPAEVRDVTGAGDAMLAAFLAALAAGLSPADAARRGHAAAALTVESDHAVSPTLTPAAIQARLAGAATTG
- a CDS encoding dicarboxylate/amino acid:cation symporter encodes the protein MPKLFRSLYVQVLTAIVIGVLVGHFFPTVGEALKPLGDGFIKLIKVVIGPIIFCTVVSGVASMRDTKKIGRVGGKALLYFEVVTTAALLIGLVVVNLVGPGRGMNINPATLDTSAITKYTDAAGEQTVADFILHVIPTTFVSAFTEGDLLQVLLIALLSGFALIRMGDLGQRILKGIDAVSVMVFQILGFIMKLAPIGAFGAMAFTIGKYGVGSLQQLAYLMGTFYVTCALFVFVILNVIARLAGFSLLKFLRYIKEELLLVLGTSSSESALPRLMAKLEHAGANKSVVGLVVPTGYSFNLDGTSIYLTMAAVFIAQATNTNLSFAQEVALLGILLLTSKGAAGVTGSGFVVLAGTLAALGSVPVAGLALILGIDRFMSEGRAITNIIGNGVATLVVARSERALDMQRLTRVLNGEQLPPVNADVQAEEHGEGRKLGSAQPA
- a CDS encoding pseudouridine-5'-phosphate glycosidase, producing MTHDINPTVAAYLDIHPEVAAALAEGRAVVALESTIISHGMPFPQNVEMARGVEDVVRAHGAVPATIAVLGGRLKVGLTPEELHLLATDPGVEKISTRDLPVTVALGRHGATTVASTMRVAALAGIRVFATGGTGGVHRGAERSMDVSADLLELAQTDVCVVSAGVKSILDIGLTLEVLETHGIPALTLGSEEFPAFYSRQSGFRAPLTVATPEEAARVLKAKWDLGVSGGVMLANPIPENAEIPAGEITPQIEQALRDMDALGLKGKDTTPYLLGRMVEITGGRSLAANIALVRHNAMVAAQVAVAYAQLG
- a CDS encoding ATP-binding protein, which produces MALRLPLPSRVPSLAREVALPHTPRLLRVGPRLFLTTLGAFLVLGLPVAGLVSQGVYDGIHRSFAERSLRESRLVAALPPVMAALSGNAAERANLNALMNRYRDQLGADYVVVTDRDARRLTHPNPAQVGQRMQGGDFTAFLRGRSVTETVQGTLGRSVRSKVPIVDGAGRVLGLASVGFLLPRLRDVFLDVLRAGLPWYLLALALALALALGVARRVKAEMLGLEPEQIAGGLRQYRAVLNTLEEGVLVARAGQVFVMNPQARALLGTPDTALPLPWPPGLPLPVPGAGPVTAEVAGRPVLLAAQEAGEGAVVVTLRDLARVRALADELTQSQRYAELLRAQTHEFTNRLHTLAGLLHLGETREALALIHAQSARHEAHLQAVGALRHVRLSALLLGKFDRAAERGVPLTLDPLSALPGTLPPGVLDLLELAAGNLIENALEAASGAPDAEVRVLIATDPEGLILEVRDTGPGVSPALADTLTARGVSSKGTGRGVGLALVSDRAQALGATLAHDRVSADGRDWTRFTLDVPLPEAKE